A genomic segment from Fusarium fujikuroi IMI 58289 draft genome, chromosome FFUJ_chr04 encodes:
- a CDS encoding related to COQ9 Protein required for the biosynthesis of coenzyme Q, whose product MRVLPRSALRTSRLTQSLARRSFHSYDHPPPPGAFGDAEKSILAAAYKHVPEHGFSQKALGCGARDAGYLDISASVIPDSAFGLIRYHLVTQREALAARSQELFPDLNQPGISARVEELTWERLLGNKLVLDRWQEALAIMAQPSYIPESVKELAKLSDEIWFLAGDKAVDPSWYTKRATLSMIYSTSELFMTNDRSPDFVETRQFLQRRLGEVKSIGGMVGSFGQWAGYTLSAGVNILRSKGVRV is encoded by the exons ATGAGAGTGCTACCAAGGTCAGCCTTGCGTACTTCGAGGCTGACACAAAGCCTTGCCCGCCGATCCTTCCACTCATACGATcacccaccaccaccaggagCATTTGGCGATGCTGAAAAGTCCATCCTCGCTGCTGCTTATAAACACGTCCCGGAACATGGTTTCTCACAGAAGGCTCTTGGTTGCGGTGCAAGAGACGCTGGCTACCTTGACATTAGCGCAAGCGTCATCCCCGATAGTGCCTTTGGCCTGATTCGATATCATCTTGTTACCCAGCGAGAGGCCTTAGCAGCTCGAAGCCAGGAACTATTTCCTGATCTCAATCAGCCTGGCATCTCGGCGAGAGTGGAGGAGTTGACTTGGGAGAGACTTTTGGGTAACAAGTTGGTTTTGGATCGTTGGCAAGAG GCattggccatcatggctcagcCCAGTTACATACCCGAATCCGTAAAGGAGCTAGCAAAACTTTCCGATGAAATTTGGTTCCTTGCCGGTGACAAGGCCGTCGACCCTTCATGGTACACCAAGCGTGCCACCCTCTCCATGATATACAGCACAAGTGAGCTATTCATGACCAACGACCGTTCTCCTGATTTCGTCGAGACAAGGCAATTCCTTCAGCGAAGACTAGGCGAGGTCAAGTCCATCGGCGGCATGGTCGGATCGTTCGGTCAGTGGGCCGGTTACACACTCAGCGCTGGTGTGAATATACTAAGGAGCAAGGGTGTCAGAGTTTAA
- a CDS encoding related to Gbp2p has translation MEPQLVLLPTNKLKRERSRSPRRRSRSPDRSHRRRSYSPRSRSGSRDEYRRNRDRSPMTSTGAPGGGQSAGYGGQAPHRSYEERAVAREQMMNNIRETSQQDRRVYVGNLSYDVKWHHLKDFMRQAGEVLFADVLLLPNGMSKGCGIVEYATREQAQAAVATLSNQNLMGRLVYVREDREAEPRFIGATGGNRGGFGGGGQGGGMPGGFNPGYGGGAPGGGAGGGGRQIYVANLPFNVGWQDLKDLFRQAARNGAVIRADVHIGPDGRPKGSGIVVFESPDDARNAIQQFNGYDWQGRVIEVREDRYAGSGPGMGFGGRGGYGGGMRGGFGGGFGGRGGFGGGRGGFGGGFGRGGFGGGAPGGPGFEPPASSVPPNPFTDFATAGTERGEIIYVRNLPWSTSNDDLVELFTTIGKVEQAEIQYEPSGRSRGTGVVRFDSAETAETAIAKFQGYQYGGRPLNLSFVKYLNQGGNDVMDTDPHGGLTQDQIM, from the exons ATGGAACCACAACTTGTACTTTTACCTACTAACAAGCTCAAGCGTGAGAGGTCACGATCTCCCCGCAGACGTTCCAGAAGCCCTGATAGGTCGCATCGACGCCGCTCCTACTCTCCTCGCAGCCGATCAGGAAGCCGGGACGAATATCGACGAAATCGTGATCGCTCGCCCATGACTAGCACAGGCGCACCAGGTGGAGGACAAAGTGCTGGATACGGTGGACAGGCACCGCACCGATCTTACGAAGAAAGAGCCGTTGCTCGAGAACAAATGATGAATAATATTCGCGAAACCTCCCAGCAGGACCGCCGAGTCTACGTCGGCAACCTCTCGTACGATGTCAAGTGGCACCATCTCAAGGACTTCATGAGACAGG CTGGAGAGGTGCTCTTTGCCGACGTGCTCTTGCTTCCCAATGGAATGTCGAAG GGATGCGG TATTGTGGAATATGCTACTCGGGAGCAAGCCCAAGCGGCTGTTGCCACGCTCAGCAACCAGAACCTCATGGGCCGTCTAGTCTACGTGCGCGAG GACCGAGAAGCCGAACCTCGATTCATCGGAGCAACTGGCGGAAACCGTGGCGGcttcggcggcggcggccaAGGTGGTGGTATGCCCGGTGGCTTCAACCCTGGATACGGTGGCGGCGCGCCTGGAGGTGGTGCTGGAGGTGGCGGCCGTCAGATCTATGTGGCCAAC CTTCCTTTCAATGTTGGCTGGCAGGATTTGAAGGACTTGTTCCGTCAAGCAG CCCGAAACGGCGCCGTGATTCGAGCTGATGTACACATCGGACCTGATGGTCGCCCTAAGGGTTCTGGCATTGTCGTCTTTGAGAGCCCAGATGATGCCCGCAACGCCATTCAGCAGTTCAATGGCTATGACTGGCAAGGTCGTGTAATTGAAGTCCGCGAGGACCGCTATGCCGGCAGCGGACCTGGCATGGGCTTCGGTGGCCGAGGTGGCTATGGTGGTGGTATGCGCGGAGGATTTGGAGGAGGATTTGGAGGCCGCGGCGGTTTTGGCGGAGGGCGTGGAGGTTTCGGAGGCGGCTTTGGTCGTGGAGGCTTCGGTGGAGGTGCTCCTGGCGGCCCAGGTTTCGAACCCCCTGCCAGCTCCGTCCCTCCTAACCCTTTCACTGACTTCGCTACCGCCGGCACCGAGAGGGGAGAAATCATCTACGTTCGCAAC TTGCCCTGGTCGACCAGCAACGACGACCTGGTTGAGCTGTTCACCACCATCGGAAAGGTCGAGCAAGCTGAGATCCAGTACGAGCCCAGTGGTCGTTCTCGTGGTACTGGCGTGGTTCGATTCGATTCAGCCGAGACTGCGGAGACTGCCATTGCCAAGTTTCAAGGCTACCAGTATGGTGGCCGTCCTCTCAACCTGAGCTTTGTGAAGTATCTGAACCAGGGCGGAAACGACGTCATGGATACAGATCCCCACGGTGGATTGACCCAGGATCAGATCATGTAA